From a single Nocardioides sp. dk884 genomic region:
- a CDS encoding ion channel: MSAPSTPSVRTVLGTHPSAVLLGAQLVAVLAYPFLDDAAAGRAVLGVVQMAVVLIAGWAVRRTPVLSWVAACFGVPAMAFTVAEAIAPTSDWVILVSALLHAPFYFYVSYAMIRYLFHDDRVTRDELYATGAAFTVVAWAFAYLYAAAQVVWPGSFIGAEGGDARDWFELLYLSFSVLTSVGLSDVAPVAAHARSIVMVEMVTGVLYVALVVSRLVGLTVSRRTS; the protein is encoded by the coding sequence GTGAGCGCCCCTTCCACGCCGAGCGTCCGCACCGTGCTGGGCACCCACCCCTCCGCCGTCCTGCTCGGCGCCCAACTGGTCGCCGTCCTCGCCTACCCCTTCCTCGACGACGCCGCCGCGGGCCGTGCCGTGCTGGGGGTCGTGCAGATGGCCGTCGTCCTCATCGCCGGCTGGGCCGTACGCCGCACGCCGGTGCTGAGCTGGGTGGCGGCGTGCTTCGGCGTGCCGGCGATGGCGTTCACGGTGGCCGAGGCGATCGCCCCGACCAGCGACTGGGTGATCCTGGTCTCCGCGCTGCTGCACGCGCCGTTCTACTTCTACGTCTCCTACGCGATGATCCGCTACCTCTTCCACGACGACCGGGTCACCCGTGACGAGCTCTACGCGACGGGTGCGGCGTTCACGGTGGTGGCCTGGGCCTTCGCCTACCTCTACGCCGCGGCGCAGGTCGTGTGGCCGGGTTCCTTCATCGGCGCCGAGGGCGGCGACGCGCGCGACTGGTTCGAGCTGCTCTACCTGTCCTTCTCGGTGCTCACCAGCGTCGGACTCTCCGACGTCGCGCCGGTCGCCGCGCACGCCCGCTCGATCGTGATGGTGGAGATGGTGACCGGCGTGCTCTACGTGGCGCTGGTGGTCTCACGCCTGGTCGGACTGACCGTCAGCCGTCGGACGTCGTGA
- a CDS encoding MmcQ/YjbR family DNA-binding protein, with protein sequence MDVEELTARSLAMPGAWADNPWDHEHPVIKVGPGERGKIFAFLKADAVGVKSARTREEADEWLHRYPEDAAVMPYLGRNGWNDLRLDGAIPDEELVAALEESYRLVVVGLPARLRPAGWDDLGAPHGPA encoded by the coding sequence ATGGACGTCGAGGAGCTGACCGCGCGCTCGCTGGCGATGCCCGGCGCCTGGGCCGACAACCCGTGGGACCACGAGCACCCGGTGATCAAGGTCGGGCCGGGGGAGCGCGGCAAGATCTTCGCCTTCCTGAAGGCCGACGCGGTCGGGGTGAAGTCCGCCCGGACGCGCGAGGAGGCCGACGAGTGGCTGCACCGCTATCCCGAGGACGCCGCGGTGATGCCCTACCTCGGTCGGAACGGCTGGAACGACCTGCGCCTGGACGGGGCGATCCCCGACGAGGAGCTGGTCGCGGCGCTCGAGGAGTCCTACCGGCTCGTGGTCGTCGGCCTGCCCGCGCGCCTGCGCCCGGCCGGATGGGACGACCTGGGCGCACCGCACGGTCCGGCGTAG